The nucleotide sequence GGGCGATCGCATCCTGGTCGGCCGCAAGGCGACGGGAACGCTGATCGCCGGCAATCTCATTCCGGGACGCCGGCTGCTGCTGCTGTCGACCGGGACCGGGCTCGCGCCGTTCGCCAGCCTGATCAAGGACCCCGAGATCTATGAGACCTATGACACCATCGTGCTGGCGCATGGGTGCCGGCAGGTCTCCGAGCTCGCCTATGGCGAGCAGCTCGTCGACGGGCTGCGCAGTCACGAGTTCTTTGGCTCGTTGGTCCGAGACCGGCTGCTCTATTACCCCACCGTCACCCGCGAGCCGTTCCGGAACCGCGGCCGCATCACCGACCTGATCGCATCGGGGCAGATGTTCGCGGATATCGGCGGGCCGGATCTCGACCGCGAGACGGATCGGGTGATGCTGTGCGGCAGCCCTGGGATGTTGGCCGAGCTGCAGACCATGCTGGAAGCGCGAGGCTTCACCGAAGGCAATCACAGCACGCCCGGTCATTTCGTCGTCGAGAAGGCCTTCGTCGAGCGCTGATCCCCGGCCGGGAAGAAACGCGCTCCGGCGACAACTAATTGCTATCGCCGGCCGCCCCGCTGAACAACTCTGACCAGGACCGGTGTCCCCGGCCAAGCAGGAGCTTAGAATGGCAATGGATGAAATCGTCGACGGCCTCTCGGAGGTGTCCTGCGACGTGCTGGTGATCGGTGGCGGCACGGCCGGCCCGATGGCCGCCCTGAAGGCCAAGATGAAGAATCCGAAGGCCAACGTCGTTCTGCTCGAGAAGGCCAACGTCAAGCGTTCCGGCGCGATCTCGATGGGCATGGACGGCCTGAACAACGCCGTCATCCCCGGCTACGCGACGCCGGAGCAGTACACCAAGGAGATCACGATCGCCAATGACGGCATCGTCGACCAGAAGGCGGTCTATAAATACGCCCAGAGCTGCTACGGGATCATCGAGGAGCTCGACAGCTTCGGCATCCGCTTCCTCAAGAACGAGAACGGCGATTATGCCGTCAAGAAGGTGCACCACATCGGCACCTATGTTCTGCCGATGCCGAACGGCGAGACCGTCAAGAAGGCGCTGTACCGCCAGCTGCGCCGCGCGCGCATCCTGATCTCCAACCGCTACATGGCGACGCGGCTGCTGAAGTCGAGCGACGGCCGCATTGCGGGTGCCGTGAGCGTCAACACCCGCACCGCCGAGATCCTGGTGATCAAGGCCAAGGCGGTGATCCTGTGCATGGGCGCGGCCGGCCGGCTCGGCCTGCCGACGTCCGGCTACATGTTCGGCACCTACGAGAACGCCGCCAATTCCGGCGACGGCTATGCGATGGCCTATCACGCGGGCGCGGCGCTCGCCAATCTCGAATGCTTCCAGATCAATCCGCTGATCAAGGACTATAACGGCCCGGCCTGCGCCTATGTCGCCGGTCCGTTCGGCGCCTACACCGCCAACAACGAGGACCGCCGCTTCATCGAATGCGACTATTGGTCTGGCCAGATGATGCTCGAGTTCTACAACGAGCTGCTGTCGGGCAAGGGGCCGGTGTTCCTGCAGCTGAAGCATCTGCACGATAAGACCATCGAAGAAATCGAGCACACCCTGCACAAGGTCGAACGTCCGACGCGGGGGCTGTTCCAGGAAGGGCGCGGCGTCGACTACCGCAAGGAGTCGATCGAGATGCACATCTCCGAGATCGGCTTCTGCTCCGGCCACAGCGCGTCGGGCGTGTTCGTCGACGACAATGCCCGTACCACCGTTCCCGGGCTCTACGCAGCCGGCGATATGGCGAGCGTCCCGCACAATTACATGCTGGGTGCCTTCACCAACGGCTCGTTCGCCGGGCTCGACGCGATGGAGTTCGCCGACAATCACGATTTCGGCGAGATCGACTCCGCCGAGATCGCGGTGGAGCGCGAGCGCGTGATGGCGCCGACGAAGCGGGAGGACGGCATTCCGCCGAACCAGATCGAGTACAAGACGCGCAGGCTGGTCAACGACTATCTGCAGCCGCCGAAGGTGACGCGCAAATACGAGCTCGGCATGCGCCGGCTCGCCGAGGTCCGCGAGGACATGCAGGAGCGCATGATCGCGCGCAATGCGCATGAGCTGCTGCGCGCGCTCGAGGTGCAGTCGATCATGGATTGCGCCGACATGGCCGCCCACGCCTCGCTGTTCCGCGAGGAGAGCCGCTGGGGGCTCTATCACTGGCGCACGGATTTCCCGGAGAAGGACAACGAGAACTGGTTCTGCCACACGCTGTTGAGCAAGCAGGACGGCAGGATGACCAGCGAGAAGCGGGAGGTGCAGCCCTATGTCGTGCCGATCGCGGACGACGAGAAGGACCTCTACGACAAGCAGCGCATCCGCGCCAGCGCCTGACGATCAGACGGAGAACGAGACATGCCTCTTGCAACCTATCAGACGTCGGTTCCGGTGGTGGTCGACGACGCCAAATGTATCGCCGACAAGGGCTGCACGGTGTGCGTCGATGTCTGCCCGCTCGACGTGCTCAGGATCAGCGACATGACCGGCAAGGCCTTCATGGCCTATGACGAGTGCTGGTACTGCATGCCCTGCGAGGCGGATTGCCCGACGGGCGCCGTCACCGTCAACATTCCCTATCTGCTGAGGTGATCATGGCGAGCCCGTTCGAATCCTATGACGACCTCGACGATGCCGACGAGCGCCTCGGCTCCGCCGATCCGGCGGAGCGGCGGGTCGCGATCATCGCGCTGGGGCATTCCGGTGATCCGGCTGCGGTCGCGCATCTGGCGAAGATGGTGGCCGATCCCGCTGCCGGCGTTCGGCAGCAGGTGGCGATGGCGCTCGGTGAGTTCGACGGGCCGGAGGCGGCGGAGGCGCTGGTCCAGTTGCTCGTCGATCCCGAGCGGATCGTGGCATCAGCCGCGGCCGACAGTCTCGCCGAGTTCAAGGATCCGGCATCGGCTGACGCCATCCTCCCGCTGGTCAAGCATCCGCACGCCTTCGTCCGCATGGGTGCGCTGCGTGCCCTGAAGGAGCTCAGGCGCAAGGACACGCTGAAGCCCGCGCTGGAGGCGCTGCAGGACTCCGATGCCGCGGTCCGCGTGCAGGCGATCGGCGTCATCGGCTTCCTCAAGCTGGAGGAGTCCATTCCGGCGCTGACGGCGCTGATCGGCGATTCCGACGCGCATGTCCGTCGCGCCGCGGTCAGCGCGCTGGCCTTCTCGCATATGAAGATCGCTGCGGAGACCATCACCCGTGCGCTCAAGGATGCCGACTGGATGGTGCGCGAGATGGCGGCGGAGACGCTCGGCCTCAATGTCAACGGTGCCGTCGCCGCCGACCCGTTGATTGCGTGCCTGGCGGATGAGTTCTGGCAGGTGCGGCTGAAGGCGATCCGCAGCCTCGGCCGGATGAAGATCGCCCACGCCGTGCGGCCGATCGGCCGCTGCATCACCCACGAGCAGGCCAATCTGCGCAAGGAGGCGGCCGCTGCGCTCGGCGAGATCGCCGCGCCCGATGGTGAGCCGTTCCTGGCGCTCGTCGCCGACGATCTCGATCCCGACGTGCGCAAGAACGCCAGATGGGCCCTGCATCAGATCGCAGCCAGCAAGGCGCGGGCAGGCTCCTGACGGCGATCGCCGCAGTGGCCCGCGACCGTCCGTCACGCCATCATGTCCGGAATTGCCGGGCTTTTGTCATGCAATGACGGCCCGGTCGCCTGTATTCTGATCGCTTCACATCAGGGTGCAGACCGTCATGACGAAAATTCACGTGAACGGCCGCGACTATGAGGTCGCGGCGGAGGCGGATACGCCATTGCTCTGGGTGCTCAGGGATACGCTTGGGCTGACCGGCACCAAATATGGCTGCGGCATCGCGCAATGCGGCGCGTGCACGGTCATGATCGACGGCCAGGCGACGCGGTCGTGCCAGGTGCCGCTCGACAGCATCGGCACGTCCGACATCCGCACTATCGATGCGATCGAGCAGGATGGCATCGGCCGCAAGGTCGTGGAGGCCTGGGTGGCGGACCAGGTGCCGCAATGCGGCTATTGCCAGTCCGGGCAGGTGATGGCGGCGACCGCGCTGCTCAAGCAGAATCCCAGGCCGTCCGACGCCGACATCGCCGACGCCATGACCAATCTCTGCCGCTGCGGCACGTATAACCGCATTGCTGCCGCGATCCGTCGCGCGGCCCAGGCCTGAGGAGACCTCGTCATGAATGCTTTCCTCAAGACCGATTTGTCCGCCGCGCTGCCGTTGATCTCGGCGCAGGGCGTCACCAATTTGTCGCGCCGCCGCCTGCTCGGACTCGGTGTGGGCGCCTTCGTGCTTGGCACGCTGCTGCCGGCGTTGCGCGCGGAGGCGCAGAGTGCTGGATCCGTGAAGCCCGGCACGCGCGTGCCGGCATTCCTGGTCATCGGCAAGGACAACACGATCAAGCTGCTCAGCCCCTTCGTCGAAGGCGGGCAGGGCATCAATACCGGTCTCGCCCAGATCGTCGGCGAGGAGCTCGACGTCGATCCGAGCCGCTTCGAGGTCGAGTGTGCGCCGCCCGGTCCCGACTACGCGATCATCAACGGTCTGCGGTTGACCGGTGGCAGCTTCTCGACACGATCGAGCTATGAGGTGATGCGCAAGCTCGGCGC is from Bradyrhizobium sp. ORS 285 and encodes:
- a CDS encoding ferredoxin--NADP reductase; amino-acid sequence: MSAFQTATVLSVRHWTDTLFSFTATRDPGFRFQNGQFAMIGLEVDGRPLMRAYSMASANHEEALEFFSIKVADGPLTSRLQKIREGDRILVGRKATGTLIAGNLIPGRRLLLLSTGTGLAPFASLIKDPEIYETYDTIVLAHGCRQVSELAYGEQLVDGLRSHEFFGSLVRDRLLYYPTVTREPFRNRGRITDLIASGQMFADIGGPDLDRETDRVMLCGSPGMLAELQTMLEARGFTEGNHSTPGHFVVEKAFVER
- a CDS encoding fumarate reductase/succinate dehydrogenase flavoprotein subunit; this encodes MAMDEIVDGLSEVSCDVLVIGGGTAGPMAALKAKMKNPKANVVLLEKANVKRSGAISMGMDGLNNAVIPGYATPEQYTKEITIANDGIVDQKAVYKYAQSCYGIIEELDSFGIRFLKNENGDYAVKKVHHIGTYVLPMPNGETVKKALYRQLRRARILISNRYMATRLLKSSDGRIAGAVSVNTRTAEILVIKAKAVILCMGAAGRLGLPTSGYMFGTYENAANSGDGYAMAYHAGAALANLECFQINPLIKDYNGPACAYVAGPFGAYTANNEDRRFIECDYWSGQMMLEFYNELLSGKGPVFLQLKHLHDKTIEEIEHTLHKVERPTRGLFQEGRGVDYRKESIEMHISEIGFCSGHSASGVFVDDNARTTVPGLYAAGDMASVPHNYMLGAFTNGSFAGLDAMEFADNHDFGEIDSAEIAVERERVMAPTKREDGIPPNQIEYKTRRLVNDYLQPPKVTRKYELGMRRLAEVREDMQERMIARNAHELLRALEVQSIMDCADMAAHASLFREESRWGLYHWRTDFPEKDNENWFCHTLLSKQDGRMTSEKREVQPYVVPIADDEKDLYDKQRIRASA
- a CDS encoding ferredoxin family protein; the protein is MPLATYQTSVPVVVDDAKCIADKGCTVCVDVCPLDVLRISDMTGKAFMAYDECWYCMPCEADCPTGAVTVNIPYLLR
- a CDS encoding HEAT repeat domain-containing protein; its protein translation is MASPFESYDDLDDADERLGSADPAERRVAIIALGHSGDPAAVAHLAKMVADPAAGVRQQVAMALGEFDGPEAAEALVQLLVDPERIVASAAADSLAEFKDPASADAILPLVKHPHAFVRMGALRALKELRRKDTLKPALEALQDSDAAVRVQAIGVIGFLKLEESIPALTALIGDSDAHVRRAAVSALAFSHMKIAAETITRALKDADWMVREMAAETLGLNVNGAVAADPLIACLADEFWQVRLKAIRSLGRMKIAHAVRPIGRCITHEQANLRKEAAAALGEIAAPDGEPFLALVADDLDPDVRKNARWALHQIAASKARAGS
- a CDS encoding (2Fe-2S)-binding protein, giving the protein MTKIHVNGRDYEVAAEADTPLLWVLRDTLGLTGTKYGCGIAQCGACTVMIDGQATRSCQVPLDSIGTSDIRTIDAIEQDGIGRKVVEAWVADQVPQCGYCQSGQVMAATALLKQNPRPSDADIADAMTNLCRCGTYNRIAAAIRRAAQA